The genome window AtaactagcctctaagcacgcgctcacgcgcgtgctcagaggcttttctattttttggataaagattaataatttacatttattataatttaggatTTCTACTTTtcccaattacaaaatatatatatatatatatatatatatatataaataagtggggtgagttttgtagattggaggagttttaaaactaacaaaaaagtaattctattttgtagggagttagtgagtagaagtaagaatttaaatcaacgtaaaagtaggagtttattaGAAGCAGGAAGTCATTTCAACATAGAAataggaatttattattttagtcaatttactattttaacccaatttttaagttttaggtgggggtatttttgacagtagaaaaaacaataactaactttcttttgccaatttactattttaacccaatttttaagttgttggttaattaatttaggggtattttttacaggaaaaaaaacaataactaactttctgaatcctcttaatatatacagatatcaaattatttccaataacttatatttatttatttatttcacaaATTGTTGATATATCAAGTTTTGAGTGATGCTAATTTTCACATGATCTCACTGCAAATATcacattgaaaaataaatgttaaaattttgtgTCACTAAATTTATTGAtctcaaaaatattattgttatgaTAATTTACATAACAGGCATGAAAAGGACTTGCCCAAGGTGGACATATTTGTGTGCACAGCGGACCCTGTCATTGAGCCACCGGTGATGGTGATCAATACCGTTCTATCAGTAATGGCATATGACTATCCACCAGATAAGCTAAGCGTGTATCTTTCAGATGATGGTGGGTCAGATCTTACCTACTATGCTCTCAGAGAGGCCTCTCACTTTGCTAAGCATTGGCTACCATTTTGCAAGAAATTCAAGGTGGAGCCAAGGTCACCAGCAGCATATTTCAACTCAAGTGATGACCCACTTGATGCTAATCAGTCCAAAGAGTCGGTGCTTATCAAGGTAAAATTAAATTCCTTTAGtgaaaaagaattaatatttttattctaaaatgaAGAACGGTGAGACACTAGACACATTCAAAGAGTTGTGAGTTGTGACACATTCAAGGCGTTGAATTTTGGTAGAAAACAACAATAGTTACCATTATAATATTGTTGTCTaccaaaacaatattaaaatggTAACTATTGTTTTGCTTCTCACATTATAATGGCaactattttattatagtagcAATATATGAAGTCATCCATTACACATTGTGAACAGGCTGATTGTGCAAAGAGTTGACTTGTATTATTATAATGGCAACTGTTCTTATTATAATACTTCGGTCAATTGTAATTTATGTTGTAATAACTCTTCCTTCCCTAATGTTGTTTGGGATACTTGGAAGAAGGATGTTGTTTGCTACTATACTCAACAAAACTAAggatttataaataaataaaaataacaagtatttttattataatagaaataGAGTCATTCATACGGTATAGCGATGAAGTTGATTAAGCGTGGTTTGGAATTGTTGTAGTACAGTGTTAAGTTTGAACAGTAAAATTTTAGTAGAGTTTGTGCAATAAGAATTCTTTATTAAAAAGTAATTAGTGTTTAACAAACTATAATTATAAAGTGCTTTAAAGTTTTTACATTATATTGGTGACCAAATGGATTTAGATCttttaaatgtgagaaaagcccccccccccccccccccccaaaaaaaaaagagagcattACAAAAgtgtttcaattttatattataaatactTATTTTCATACTtggattattattttattttctggcACTTCATAGTATTCATGAAAAGGCTAAACTGAATATTGggtaataatttaaataaaataaaataaaataaaaaccattttgTCAAAACTGATCTCAAAGCTCTTTAACAGCCCTCTAAAAGCtcttgtcaaaattttcctactGAGTTAAATTTCTGCTAGAACTCTTTGAGACCCTAAATTAAGCTCTTTAAAGCATCTCCAACAAGAGAGCTAAACACAAAATCTTCTTTACTAGAGAGAGTAAACCCACAAAATAGGTCTCCAATGGACTCTCTATACTCGGAATtatttttggctcatgaacagtagctcatcaagttTGATGGGCTATTGctcattcttcaaatgtttttttttattagaataatcaggtattgaataaaaaaaaatgttagaagatgtgtagttgttaaaaaaaagaataaataatgaatgaagaaataatatttaaatgtgatagagaatctgttggaaagtgtatttgaaaaagtaggtaactaaaagataaaagtcattattcattcttcaaatagtacaaaaatttacctaatctgttggagatgctctaaaagCCTTTTCAGTACAAAGCGCTCTAAAGCATGGACTTATCTCACATCTCTTGAAATAGATggttatatattatttattattttttttaggaagatGGTATTTGGATGTGAGGatttaaaatcaaggaattataaaaaaaacaatttttatcataaattcctgtatatgaattttaacaaaatataatgagtttgtgttttgatgattttgctctAATACTTGTGATATGAAGTTGAAATAATATATGAAGCCTAATGATTTTATATCctctttttataataatttgaaatttaaatccATTCCTGAATATCATTTCATCATAAGAATATACATATTCCCTTTGTCCCAAATTGTTAGTCATCTATTCTATTTTGGAATGTTCCAAAGTAAAATCCTCCTTAAATAGTAAATAAGTAATGTTTCTAACATGTcctttactttatttaaaaaagtcaATACCCCTCTTTCACTAAAAGTGTAAAGGTTTAAATTAAAGAGGGTGGTTTTGAAAACTTGTAcctttttatataaaagaaaatgtgttaaataatgttcccataaaaatttagattttctaaacAGGCCTAACAATATAGGACGAAGGAGTACTTTTCATACTTTATTTAAACCATTTAAAGTATTTCTGAAATCCgaatctttctttttaaatactTCCGTTCAAATCAATTATAAAGGATTTTACCTATCAAGattttactttaaaaacaaTTCATTTGTTGCCACATTGGTAATTGCAGTAGTCACAGCTCTATCATATGTTCATGTTGTAGAAATTATATGAAGAAATGGAAAGTCGAATAGAAAATGAAACCAAGCTAGCTCGAATCCCAGAAGAAGCACACTCAAAACACAAAGGTTTTTCTCAATGGGATTCATATTCTTCTCAACGAGACCATGCCACAATTCTTCAGGTATGTCACACCAATTGCAGTAGTCACAACAAgcataatgataataataatagcgCAATGGGTTGGCTAATATAGCTGTAATACTGACAATGTTTTCAATTCTgcaatctttattttattttattttttctgtgaaaGTATTCCCAAGTTTGGTACGAATCTAGAGAGTGTGTTATCTTTCTCTTGAATATACAGTCATCAACTTAAATTGGGGTAAACTTTAAGGtatcattgatttatttttcctctAATGTTTCATTGTGCAGATAAGAGTGTCATTAGAGATTAGCAATGCGCCGATCATTCTTAATGTGGACTGTAATATGTACTCAAACAATTCACATTTTGTACGAGATGCATTATGCTTTTTCATGGATTAAGAGAAGGGCCATGAGGTTGCTTTTGTGCAGTTTCCACAGAATTTTAAGATTGTTAGTGGAATGAATTATATGATGCTTTTTTGAGAGTAAGCTCTGAGGTGAGTAAAGATTTATAGAATCAAAGAATTATTTTGGTAACATATGAgtttatttgatttctttattagTAAAATTTGGTACCATATCAAttaatgttaggacatatgtgattcacttgttatgaatatatgtcactatgttatgtaattggctaatcctttgacaaaacgcactttacttgtatttgggtagatctaggtgtttttaatacttcaagaaccTGTCTTTccagatcaagtgttgaagtcatcaagtctgtccaagaaacaagctgagaagtgcaagttcattaaagctcgacagctagcatgtgtcgaAGTTTAAGAAGCTGTTCAACCCAtgtgctcgacagctgctcgacacctcctatctgtcgaggtttaagaaaaacagattttttgatttgttttcttggaatccgtgaatgtgtctttgggacttcttttctcctaaccctagacatataaaaggattattttaagagccgttaAAGAGTTCACAaattgcacaagtgttgagcaaagtttgttcaagcaaattatgaCCAGAGACAAAATCTATcctagttcatcgttcttgaagaagttgctatgtatgtgcaccgtagggttttgtgaccaagcatcttcttgatcttcattgttaggatgaactgaaaaattttgcagCTAACAaacttctctagttggtgattgaagtcgcgtactgggatctgtaCAATTGGTTAATCACGTATTTGGGAGCCTTGCATCAAAAGAATAAATTGctactacagaataagtccaattgggtattggggtaagggttcaactgtaggttggtataaggtactgggattcctttacttctaaccgcttgttgtgataatagtggaatttcgggagtggtgacctgaaaatcacccagtggagtttttgccgtgtaggttttccccattcgtaaacaaatcaccgtgtcaaatttattttccgctgcatacttagtttattgatgatttgtttgtgctaccacgcgtttgcatgttaattaacttaattaattcacttggctaaattaattggttaatttatcacaaggggttaattcgtttttggcctatcaattaaattttctaatcGAGTTAGATTCAAATGCTTGGTGTTGAAGTTGGAATTCCATGGTTTGGACGGTTGTTGAGGCCCTCTATATATTGGAACTGGATGCTTTCACGAAAAAAcccctctcttcttctctcttgagttctagtgaagttgaatagtcttgtcatatcttgggtcttcctgagactcaaggtatcgAGTGAGACTCTCTcctcctagttcttcttttctACTCCACCCTTAGGAATTCCACCAAAAGTCTCCTCCTCCACCGTGTGGACCTTGCATGCACGTATAATCTTTATCCCTAACTCATTTTTCATGTTGCTATAATGTTAATTTAAGATAATAGCATGCTAGTGTTTATTTAAAttccttgaatatgtttgaatgttcttaaatgttcATATGTGTTTTTtacatgttcttggttgttcatcgcatgttcatgcataacactagcTTTGATCTttaatccacatcaaaaatatgaaaaacatgtttatttcataattctctcaaatccttgaatctaggatatcaccatccacacacattcactagaatttaatttttttttttcaaatgcaatgattaataaattgatttagggtttatcacatgcacacacattaaaatTCAACATGCAATTGAGTGATTTGGATGATATAATATGAATGTtagccaccatagtctagaagactgGTTTCACTAGGTAAggtaggtgcctaacaccttcccatcttgtaacatagctTCCGagtttagatcaagggttaATAGAtcaatgcttatccatgtaattttcgatctctagattgtaactaggaaataaagccatatactttatcttagattatATCTAaaaccaaagccatgtaatgcCGTATGATCAATGTACATTTCttctcaaatcaataaaatgaggaatttttaaattttggttttcttatttattccaataattaaataagtggtgaTTCCATTGTAAAGCCCTTAAtcaaaaggggaaaatataatcagtcgaacctccattttaagagacaataacacgactccacccattcacgtgcaTTTGGCCCAACACCAAAAAACAGGTCAGGGGTGCGGTCTCTTACAGTACTTTTTCAGGTTCATTGACACCATTAGCAAGCAACTAGGCCTATCAGAAACAACATTTCCTATCACAACTAAGGTGGTTACAGAGGATGTGTTGAAGAGGTATGAGGAAGAAGTCATAGAGTTTGGAAGCTCAACCATCATGGTTATGATTATACCAGCATTGGCATTACTACACATCTTGAGCTTAATTGGGGGAatcaaaaagatttttcttgATTTGGAGTTCATAAAATTAAACCAATTGATCTTGTAGCTTGCTACTTGTCATGATCAATATACCAGGGTACCAAGCACTCTTCATCCGCAATGATTAGGGTTGTATACCATCCtcaattttgttcaaatctGTTGTTTTAGTTTTACTGGCTTGTTTGATACCTGTAATTTAGTAGCCATGCATTTGATGTACGATTATAGCAACATTGGCATTACTACAACTCTTCAGCATAATAGGGGAATTAATAAGGTTTTTCTTGATTTGGAGTTCATAACATTAGACCAATTGATCTTGCATGTTATTCTAAGTTTGCTACTTGTAATGATCAATATACCAGTGTATCATCCtcaattttgttcaaatctATCATTTTAGTTTCATTAGCTTGTTTGATGCCTATAATTTAGTAGGTCTTCCTTTTAAGATAAGGTCTTTGATTTAGCTAGTACTACTAAAGGCTAGGAGGAGATGGTCTAATTTATGCTTGGATCATGTTGGCTCTATCATACACCACCCTTCTattacatatacatacatacacacacacacacacacacacacacacacacacacacacacacacacacacatatatatatatatattattatatctttttcttctttttttgttaaaataattttaggtGAGGGGAGTCTACCCTATACCAGGGCCAAAGCAAACCGTGGGCCTCAAAGAGAACTTACATTAAACTTATAGATCACCCACTAAGGAGGATTGCTGGCAACGGAACTCGAACCTAGGCCATTTATTTTGTAGAATATGgcaatttcacttttttcttgtTAATATTAATctgcttaaaaaataattaattagtataTCCAATTAACTTTATaataaacacattttggtcAAGAAAATTTACAACATAGGTGGTTTTTTGATAATACAAACACTTGAATGTGCTTTAGAGATGGGGTGATATTGACATTATAGGTGACATATATGATTTGGTTCTTTCTTTAGgataaaatatttgtgattagttcttattatcaaagaaaacaaaaatggcCAGACAGTAACCATATAATTTCGGTCAATCACTACACCAAAACCCCAACCCAATAATGATCCATCCCCACCTCTCCACCCCTGACTTTTGGTCAATGAGGCCAtctatttgatttttcaataaGCCCatcacaaatattttatgtcatattattttaaagaattaaaaattatatatatttttacactataataataataaatgatggGATTGGACTCTCTAAATACAAAACAAGCATTCTAGCATACAAATGTAGCTTATTCCCTAGCCAATGGGCTTATTTTTTGGACAGGTTTAGGACTCCACCCTTCTCGGTAGTTTCTGAGTTTTTAGAGGGAGGAGTTGGTTGAGTCCCATCCCTTCCttgtggttttgtttgtttagtgttgtttgtgtttttcctttttctattaatGCAATGtcttattcagccaaaaaaaaaaaatttttgatagGATTGCAATGGAAGAGGAGGGAAGAGAGAATGATGAAAGTGTATAGAGAAGGGCGgtatgtaaagaaagaaaagaaagaatgagagagagagagagagagagagagagaaacattcaagacaaaaaaaaatagtacggGATGAGAGTGATTGATGGTATGTTGGTGCAATAATGTTGGTAGTGGTGGGTTCCAActaactcaattgataaaatctctgatagttaaataagaggcttagggttcaatccccgtctacaatactaaaaactaattagtgtcttgatttgatgataaagagtacaATAATCAAAAGcagatgccataagttgaaattctatcaaaaaaatgttGGTAGTGATACCACACATTTTCTTGTGTTGGTTGCTTATATTTACGAAATTAGAGCCAATAACatttattaaattcattatcCTCGAATAAGTGGTATGGCTTCAAATATATCatatctaaaacttaaaaattaggataattattagtttacatttAATTGTcaatgtaagatttatatttataagaaGTTTATAATATTGTACTCATTTGtttatgatagtttttagaccccttaaaacacaattgaattaacctaagtaattagCGAAATTGTTACTCAGTCCAATTtgacaaatctaggttatcacaacataaagatcatatcatgtaaagcagcggaaagataaataacacacagatatgatcacctaggaaaccaaaccggtaaaaacctagagaggatttgacctagctatcctcaaggtaaacttgaatccactatcttgaaagaattgaagttcatacaataagacttacaagtccccacgctcgacttcttattgctacccaccagtagaacttactgacacgaacacgtgcaaactccgaatccacgaactccttctttcttggattcaccaccagatacaagcacacccgcttgtgttttctttaagcttcaatggcagcaatcgagttgatcatcaaggtgttgataaaatctcctccttgaaaaccctaagtttgtgtaaaggaaagctcctctagatctcacaagagatttacacaaacagcaatataagcaacactaaaacgtggctagagtttgccttttatacttaggacaaattagaaaaccctaaacgttttaaacaactagggctgagttggaaatctacagaaaaacgcattctgcccgagattcgatcgatcgagcataagcttcgatcgattgagccaggcCAAAATGCACAATactttctgcattagctcgattccaactttacataaaatatacaactttgagcaagactaaaacacttctaaacacattgtttttatcattgtttgccaacaatacacattagagttctaaatacataaatacctaagtctttagaacctaacaaactccccctttggcaatccgtgacaaaacacaactagaagctcaaagtttacaaaataaaagccctttacacaaataatgctcataaaacaaattcaatcctaactactatccatcagttgcaagtgtagacagcagctcaattgaatcaacctctATATTttctgaaacactaaacaaaatgcataaccgcatgtgtggaaaaaatacaagtaaataaaataaattcttgatttcaaacaacacacaataaagacatataccaatgaaaaactcataaatataaatcaataaacagttgaaaacaagaaacaaataaagtaataaaaaaaaaaaaaaaacactccccctaacatgaatatcacatcaaaaatatggcaagggcaaaaaagataaaatacaatgttaagcacctagatacatctaaactccacaagctccaacccaACAAAATACTCtcccctgaaaaaaaaaaaaaaaaaaaaaactctctacaatgtacttcccctttttgtgacggaatgccaaagggcaaacaaaatccatcatcaaaagggaggtggtgtCGAAGAATgtctaaactgtgccaactccgcacgcaaagcacggatctcatcgagcacatccaccaaaatctgtccatgagccgcttgaacggtcaagacatggtccaacgtacgtcgaatgtctgaatcatccgaagtagtcggtggaggaacatcagcatcagcagcagcagcatcaaatgtctcagcagcatcagcacctgtagaagagggaggagggggaacagtACCAAATGACACACCTCTAGGACgcgaaggagcaactctcaagtgagcagccctctatctaagaaaggtggcacctataaaAGCAACAACATGAATAGGCTCACCAGAAGGGAAACCATATAGACCCAGAAAAAtcagaatcctatgaatgaaaataggatgaataagtgcatgccctacggcagaactcctatgaacctcgttcaaagaacgaaggaacagatGTGGGAAACTGATAGACGTACCAGAAATGaacgcatacaaaaacacacatcgctctagagggatggtgtggagatgagaaataggccacaacgaatgacacgctatcctaaagaaaagataggcagtctcggtaagctcaacggacgtgatccgaggatcagaaccccactggatagatgacccaatgatgtatgacatgacaacatctaagggaggagactcatcatagggatagtcaggctcccgaacaaccggaaccccaagagcctcagccactacccgaagggtaatggtgaactcaacacctcgtatctaACTCCTgaaaagggtgttggaatcatagacgtggcaagagagattcgagaagaactctctaatctgGGCGGttggggtggatgatctatctctaagagaggcatccaacctctagactcaaagttagccctaatggccggatcaatctcatctaaaatcacagcatgctcagcccaaatcttacgcttacagttcaaagtctcaaaggcctctctgctTTTATCGTTCCTAAACACCTCACCCCTAGAGGGAGACCcaaacacctcactcctagagtTCAAAGTCTCAAAGTTCAAAGtctcaaaggcctctctgcttttatcattcctaaacacctcactcctagaggggGAACAGTACCAAATGACACACCTCTAGGACgcgaaggagcaactctcaagtgagcagccctctgtctaagaaaggtggcacctataaaAGCAACAACATAAATAGGCTCACCAGAAGGGAAACCATatagacccaaaaaaatcagaatcctatgaatgaaaataggatgaataagagcatgccctacggcagaactcctatgaacctcgttcaaagaacgaaggaacagatGTGGGAAACTGATAGACGCACCAGAAACGAACGCATACAAAAACATACAtcgctctagagggatggtgtggagatgagaaataggccacaacgaatgacacgctatcttaaagaaaagataggcagtctcggtaagctcagcggacgtgatccgaggatcagaaccccactggatagatgacccaatgatgtatgacatgacaacatctaagggaggagactcatcatagggatagtcaagctcccgaacaaccggaaccccaagagcctcagccactacccgaagggtaatggtgaactcaacacctcgtatctaACTCCTgaaaagggtgttggaatcatagacgtggcaagagagattcgagaagaactctctaatctgGGCGGttggggtggatgatctatctctaagagaggcatccaacctctagactcaaagttagccctaatggccggatcaatctcatctaaaatcacagcacgctcagcccaaatcttaccCTTACAGTTCAAAGtctcaaaggcctctctgctTTTATCgttcctaaacacctcactcctagagggagacccaaaggaagtggaaggggtcctatgggctctagttttcctaggcatggtgctaggataaggaccaaaacacaaagcaaatgaacaaaacaaaaaaaataccaaggGTAGACtacaagttagcacaaaaaaaatatagaacaaaaatctatatgatacATGAACACTTTAAATGGCATGATGCATgtcctaatgcagtgcaattaagttcaaataagttcaaattcacaaaattggcttgagcatagagtttctaacacaaaaaccccaaaattttgaaaaaccacttgatcaatttgaaagatattgactaattgatcatcatacaagatggatttcagaaaataatgaccaattacatcaaatcaacaagccaatttcatcaatttagccaaatttgaacaaaatccccaattcgggttaattacaagccctagaattttcaattcctcaaaaaccacaaaattgatcaaattaaaccacaAGGATCATGATTATAAcatcctagaacaaaaacccaatgatcaatttcacaaaatatgGTTTGAATcatataaaaaccccaaaatatgcCAAGTCCGAAAATACCCctttaatgcatgaaaaaatgcatgtaaaacagaaaataaatgaaaaagagaggGTACAATGGACATACTGGCTTAGGGAGAGAAAAACCTCACAAAAAGATTGGccgaaaacgacaaaaa of Quercus lobata isolate SW786 chromosome 8, ValleyOak3.0 Primary Assembly, whole genome shotgun sequence contains these proteins:
- the LOC115956128 gene encoding cellulose synthase-like protein E2 — encoded protein: MGSDEYLPLFETRRAKGRVLYRLLVVCVFVGICLIWIHRVSHIPRKGEDGRWGWIGLLGAELWHEKDLPKVDIFVCTADPVIEPPVMVINTVLSVMAYDYPPDKLSVYLSDDGGSDLTYYALREASHFAKHWLPFCKKFKVEPRSPAAYFNSSDDPLDANQSKESVLIKKLYEEMESRIENETKLARIPEEAHSKHKGFSQWDSYSSQRDHATILQIRVSLEISNAPIILNVDCNMYSNNSHFVRDALCFFMD